One region of Clostridiales bacterium genomic DNA includes:
- a CDS encoding response regulator transcription factor: MSQKVLVVEDDNNIAELLRLYLQKDGFEVSHAADGGKAVEMAKEIQPDLVLLDIMLPVMDGWQVCRELRKTMKMPIIMLTAKGETEDKVSGLEMGADDYIVKPFEVKELLARVHAVLRRTGDDGKPKSKKLTFDKLVINLDSYELIVDGKKIDTPPKEMELLYHLAATPNRVYTRNQLLDEVWGFDYFGDSRTVDVHIKRLREKLEGVSDKWALKTVWGVGYKFEAEET, translated from the coding sequence ATGAGCCAGAAAGTGCTCGTCGTGGAGGACGACAACAACATCGCAGAGTTGCTGCGTCTGTACCTGCAGAAGGACGGGTTCGAGGTCTCACACGCGGCCGACGGCGGCAAGGCCGTCGAGATGGCCAAGGAGATCCAGCCCGACCTCGTGCTGCTCGATATCATGCTGCCCGTCATGGACGGCTGGCAGGTCTGCCGCGAGCTGCGCAAGACCATGAAAATGCCCATCATCATGCTCACCGCCAAGGGCGAGACCGAGGACAAGGTCTCCGGCCTGGAGATGGGCGCGGACGACTACATCGTCAAGCCCTTCGAGGTCAAGGAGCTGCTCGCGCGCGTGCACGCCGTGCTGCGCCGCACCGGCGACGACGGCAAGCCCAAGAGCAAGAAGCTCACGTTCGACAAGCTCGTCATCAACCTCGACTCCTATGAGCTGATCGTCGACGGCAAGAAGATCGACACGCCGCCCAAGGAGATGGAGCTGCTGTACCACCTCGCGGCGACGCCCAACCGCGTCTACACCCGCAACCAGCTGCTCGACGAGGTGTGGGGCTTTGACTACTTCGGCGACAGCCGCACCGTCGACGTGCACATCAAGCGCCTGCGCGAGAAGCTCGAGGGCGTGTCCGACAAGTGGGCGCTCAAGACCGTCTGGGGCGTGGGCTATAAGTTCGAAGCGGAAGAGACGTAA
- a CDS encoding ECF transporter S component has protein sequence MNNSNGKTRRLAGLALFTAIVVVLQLLGSFIKVGPFAVSLVLIPIVVGAAVYGVSAGAWLGFVFGVVVTIAVVTGADQGGYIMFSARPVMTVLVCLIKGTAAGYVAGLLYRAIGKKHPLAGVIVAAAAAPVVNTGLFVLAMVLFYQPQLQAWAGGTAVATYVVTGLVGVNFLLELGVNLVLSPTITRLIAAGKKGPVD, from the coding sequence ATGAACAACAGCAATGGTAAGACCCGGCGTCTGGCTGGGCTTGCACTCTTCACCGCCATCGTCGTCGTGCTGCAGCTGCTCGGCAGCTTCATTAAGGTCGGCCCGTTCGCCGTGTCGCTCGTGCTGATCCCGATCGTGGTCGGCGCAGCCGTTTACGGCGTCAGCGCCGGCGCGTGGCTCGGCTTCGTGTTTGGCGTCGTCGTCACGATCGCCGTCGTCACCGGCGCCGATCAGGGCGGCTACATCATGTTTTCCGCGCGCCCGGTCATGACCGTGCTCGTCTGCCTCATCAAGGGCACGGCGGCAGGTTATGTGGCCGGTCTGCTCTATCGCGCCATCGGCAAAAAGCACCCGCTCGCGGGCGTCATCGTCGCGGCCGCGGCCGCCCCGGTCGTCAACACCGGGCTGTTCGTGCTCGCCATGGTGCTGTTTTATCAGCCGCAGCTGCAGGCATGGGCCGGCGGCACGGCTGTGGCAACGTATGTCGTTACGGGTCTCGTGGGCGTGAACTTCCTGCTCGAGCTGGGCGTGAACCTCGTCCTGAGCCCGACCATCACCCGGCTGATCGCGGCCGGCAAGAAAGGCCCGGTGGACTGA
- a CDS encoding S1C family serine protease produces the protein MYDNVRKPESDWYEAGYTAPRTDAAGTGCYDSYWSPSQAAAPKKKPHQGLKITMIILGVLVLIIASCYVFAGRGRDSISVDGDPGQHGSVTLPREDTDDDTTVTGKNELPTAPTDPGVTMTLQPAGGSALTLQSVYAKCLPSVVGIHADIRRGEYSTGTGIVLTADGYIVTNTHVLDGAKAVTVTTSDGTEYTGKLVGADAVSDIAVLKIEAQGLTPAEFGDSSSLQVGDDVVSIGNPLGEQLRWTMTNGIISAINRDMVYNGHSMTLLQTNAAINEGNSGGPLINMYGQVIGITNMKALSTGVEGIGFAIPTASIRPIVNALLADGRVSGRVSIGITVGAVSSAASEYYDLPDGLYISAVAEGSDAEKQGIQSGDMLLAVNGQAVTTTYDVSAAKDGLKVGDTVTLTIYRDGKTFDVDVKLVDTNDIS, from the coding sequence ATGTACGACAACGTCCGCAAACCGGAGTCCGACTGGTATGAGGCCGGCTACACCGCGCCCCGCACCGATGCCGCAGGCACCGGCTGCTACGACTCCTACTGGAGCCCGTCGCAGGCCGCCGCGCCGAAGAAAAAGCCCCATCAGGGGCTGAAGATCACGATGATCATCCTCGGCGTGCTCGTACTCATCATCGCGTCCTGCTATGTGTTCGCCGGCCGCGGCCGGGATTCCATCTCCGTCGACGGCGATCCGGGCCAGCACGGCAGCGTGACGCTCCCCCGCGAGGACACGGACGATGACACCACCGTCACCGGCAAGAATGAGCTGCCGACCGCGCCGACCGACCCCGGCGTGACCATGACGCTCCAGCCCGCCGGGGGCAGCGCGCTCACGCTGCAGAGCGTGTATGCCAAGTGCCTGCCGTCCGTCGTCGGCATCCATGCCGACATCCGCCGCGGCGAATACAGCACCGGCACGGGCATCGTGCTCACGGCCGACGGCTACATCGTCACGAATACGCACGTGCTCGACGGCGCCAAGGCCGTCACCGTGACGACCTCGGACGGTACCGAGTACACCGGCAAGCTCGTCGGTGCGGACGCCGTGAGCGACATCGCCGTGCTCAAGATCGAGGCGCAGGGCCTCACGCCCGCCGAATTCGGCGACTCCAGTTCCCTGCAGGTCGGCGACGACGTCGTGTCCATCGGCAACCCGCTCGGCGAACAGCTGCGCTGGACGATGACCAACGGCATCATCTCCGCCATCAACCGCGACATGGTCTATAACGGGCACAGCATGACGCTCCTGCAGACCAATGCCGCCATCAACGAAGGCAACTCCGGCGGCCCGCTCATCAATATGTATGGGCAGGTGATCGGTATCACGAACATGAAGGCCCTGTCCACGGGTGTGGAGGGCATCGGCTTTGCGATCCCGACCGCGTCCATCCGCCCGATCGTCAATGCGCTGCTCGCAGACGGCCGCGTTTCAGGCCGCGTGAGCATCGGCATCACCGTGGGCGCTGTGTCTTCCGCCGCTTCCGAATACTACGATCTGCCCGATGGGCTGTATATCAGCGCCGTCGCCGAGGGCTCGGACGCCGAAAAGCAGGGCATCCAGTCCGGCGATATGCTGTTGGCCGTCAACGGTCAGGCCGTGACCACCACCTATGATGTCAGCGCCGCGAAGGACGGGCTGAAGGTGGGCGACACCGTCACGCTGACCATCTACCGCGACGGCAAAACGTTCGACGTCGACGTCAAGCTCGTCGATACGAACGACATCTCTTAA
- the raiA gene encoding ribosome-associated translation inhibitor RaiA, producing the protein MKFTFIEKKMAPSDSLRAYAEKKVSKIDRLFRTESEANVTFSTERGRFTAEITIKNNGTFFRAHETTSDMYASVDSAVATIERQIRKNKTRLAKKLREGAFEREVQPEYVPADDTVEAGAFEVVRRKRFPIKPMSVEEAILQMDLLEHTFFVFRDVAADGAVSVVYRRKNGGYGLISDEAE; encoded by the coding sequence ATGAAGTTCACGTTCATCGAAAAGAAAATGGCCCCGTCCGATTCCCTGCGTGCGTACGCGGAGAAAAAGGTCAGCAAGATCGACCGGCTCTTCCGCACCGAAAGCGAGGCAAACGTCACCTTCAGCACGGAGCGCGGCCGCTTCACGGCCGAGATCACGATCAAGAACAACGGCACGTTCTTCCGCGCCCACGAGACGACGAGCGATATGTACGCCTCCGTCGACTCCGCCGTGGCGACGATCGAGCGCCAGATCCGCAAGAACAAGACCCGCCTGGCCAAAAAGCTGCGCGAGGGCGCGTTTGAGCGCGAGGTGCAGCCGGAGTACGTCCCCGCGGACGACACGGTCGAGGCCGGTGCGTTCGAGGTCGTGCGCCGCAAGCGCTTCCCCATCAAGCCCATGAGCGTCGAGGAAGCGATCTTGCAGATGGACCTGCTCGAGCACACGTTCTTCGTCTTTCGCGATGTCGCGGCCGACGGCGCCGTGTCGGTCGTTTACCGGCGCAAAAACGGCGGCTACGGCCTCATCTCCGACGAAGCGGAGTAA
- a CDS encoding NAD(+) synthase — translation MKHGFIKVAAAAPEIRVADPMFNADAVIRAMDEHARLGVKVLVFPELTLTGATCGDLFYQNTLLAGAAAALEKVVQASEGKDMLVFVGLPVAQGAKVYDAAAAVCNGELLGVVPASCPGDKHFALPGALLDDIQIGSLGPVDFHPQQLFQHSAVSELNVAVLVGADVSAPVSPAVRHALAGATVLVEMAGFPMATDSACRVTTAARAESAKLHAGVVLAAPGFGESSTDATYSGLCLVAEDGKVLESAEDGCSDVVTELDVQLLIAARRKDATFTGDAASYVVTEWGEGVEETVLTRPFGKYPYRPDDPADYHAAAKRLLHMQAASLVRRMQYANLKHPVVGISGGVDSTLAVIICAEAVKMMGLPADYVTAVTMPCFGTTDRTKSNAIIVSEQLGATVRVIDIGESVMQHFKDIGHDPENRNVVYENSQARERTQILMDVANGFADGGIHVGTEDMSEFADGWCTYNGDHISMYDVNAGSTKTMVQMVVRYVAETTDDKVLAKALLDVLDTPVSPELLPPTRNGEIAQKSEDSVGPYNLQDFFLYYLVDHGFAPEKVLRLADIAYGDEFDHATLKKWLRSYCRRLFSQQFKRSCLQDGPTLNGFSFSPRTGFSMPSDGSDALYLATVDALK, via the coding sequence ATGAAACACGGATTTATCAAGGTTGCAGCGGCTGCTCCCGAGATCCGGGTAGCAGATCCGATGTTCAATGCGGATGCCGTCATCCGCGCCATGGACGAGCACGCACGCCTCGGCGTGAAGGTGCTCGTGTTCCCGGAGCTGACGCTCACGGGCGCTACCTGCGGCGATCTGTTCTACCAGAACACCCTGCTCGCAGGCGCGGCGGCCGCGCTCGAAAAGGTCGTCCAGGCGTCCGAGGGCAAGGACATGCTCGTGTTCGTCGGCTTGCCGGTCGCGCAGGGCGCGAAGGTGTATGACGCGGCGGCTGCCGTGTGCAACGGTGAGCTGCTCGGCGTCGTGCCGGCCAGCTGCCCGGGCGACAAGCACTTTGCCCTGCCCGGCGCGCTGCTCGACGACATTCAGATCGGCTCGCTCGGCCCGGTCGATTTCCACCCGCAGCAGCTGTTCCAGCACAGCGCAGTCAGCGAGCTGAACGTCGCCGTGCTCGTCGGCGCGGACGTGTCCGCCCCGGTGTCCCCGGCCGTGCGCCACGCGCTCGCCGGTGCGACCGTGCTCGTCGAGATGGCGGGCTTCCCGATGGCGACGGACTCCGCCTGCCGCGTGACCACCGCCGCGCGCGCCGAGAGCGCGAAGCTGCACGCCGGCGTCGTGCTGGCGGCTCCCGGCTTCGGCGAGTCGAGCACCGACGCGACGTATTCCGGCCTGTGCCTCGTCGCCGAGGACGGCAAGGTGCTCGAGAGCGCCGAGGACGGCTGCTCCGACGTCGTGACGGAGCTGGACGTGCAGCTGCTCATCGCCGCGCGCCGCAAGGACGCGACCTTCACCGGCGATGCTGCGTCCTACGTCGTCACCGAGTGGGGCGAGGGCGTGGAGGAGACCGTACTCACCCGCCCGTTCGGCAAGTACCCCTACCGTCCGGACGACCCGGCCGATTACCACGCCGCGGCCAAGCGCCTGCTGCACATGCAGGCAGCCAGCCTCGTGCGCCGCATGCAGTATGCCAATCTCAAGCACCCGGTCGTCGGCATTTCCGGCGGCGTGGACTCCACGCTCGCCGTCATCATCTGCGCCGAGGCCGTGAAGATGATGGGCCTGCCGGCCGACTACGTCACCGCCGTGACCATGCCGTGCTTCGGCACGACCGATCGCACGAAATCCAACGCCATCATCGTGTCCGAGCAGCTCGGCGCGACCGTGCGCGTCATCGACATCGGCGAGAGCGTCATGCAGCACTTCAAGGACATCGGCCACGACCCCGAAAACCGCAACGTCGTGTACGAAAACTCGCAGGCGCGCGAGCGCACCCAGATCCTCATGGACGTGGCCAACGGCTTTGCCGACGGCGGCATCCATGTCGGCACGGAGGACATGAGCGAGTTTGCCGACGGCTGGTGCACCTACAACGGCGACCACATCTCCATGTACGACGTCAACGCCGGCTCGACCAAGACCATGGTGCAGATGGTCGTGCGCTACGTCGCCGAGACGACGGACGACAAAGTGCTCGCCAAGGCCCTGCTCGACGTGCTCGACACGCCGGTCAGCCCCGAGCTGCTGCCCCCGACGCGCAACGGCGAGATCGCCCAGAAGAGCGAGGACTCCGTCGGCCCGTACAACCTCCAGGACTTCTTCCTGTACTACCTGGTCGATCACGGCTTCGCGCCCGAGAAGGTGCTGCGCCTGGCCGACATCGCCTACGGCGACGAGTTTGACCATGCGACGCTCAAAAAGTGGCTGCGCAGCTACTGCCGTCGCCTCTTCAGCCAGCAGTTCAAGCGCTCCTGCCTGCAGGACGGCCCGACGCTCAACGGCTTCAGCTTCTCGCCGCGCACCGGCTTCAGCATGCCGTCCGACGGGTCGGATGCCCTGTATCTGGCGACCGTGGATGCGCTGAAGTGA
- a CDS encoding glycine--tRNA ligase translates to MKNTEKTMDKIVALCKNRGFVYPGSEIYGGLANSWDYGPLGVELKNNVKRAWWQKFVQENPYNVGLDSAILMNPQVWVASGHVTTFNDPLIDCKSCKMRHRADKLIEGWLAENPMPDVNVEAMTNDEMVAFIREQKIPCPGCGKSDFTDIRKFNLMFKTHQGVTEDTAAEVYLRPETAQGIFVNFKNIQRTTRRKIPFGVCQIGKSFRNEITPGNFIFRIREFEQMELEFFCEPDTDLAWFDYWRSFCHEWLKGLNMHDENLRLRDHEKEELSFYSKATTDFEYLFPFGWGELWGVADRTNYDLTQHQKFSGQDMDYFDQEKNEHYIPYVIEPSLGADRVTLAFLCEAYDEEVVDAAKNDTRVVMHFHPALAPFKCAVLPLSKKLSEPATELYHKLQKRFMCDYDEAGSIGKRYRRQDEIGTPYCVTFDFESAEDGCVTVRDRDSMQQERIPMEQLEDYIAARIRF, encoded by the coding sequence ATGAAAAACACCGAAAAAACCATGGACAAGATCGTCGCTCTGTGCAAGAACCGCGGCTTTGTGTACCCCGGCTCCGAGATCTACGGCGGCCTCGCCAACTCCTGGGACTACGGCCCGCTCGGCGTGGAGCTGAAAAACAACGTCAAGCGCGCCTGGTGGCAGAAGTTCGTGCAGGAAAACCCCTACAATGTCGGGCTCGACTCCGCCATCCTCATGAACCCGCAGGTCTGGGTGGCTTCCGGCCACGTGACGACGTTCAATGACCCGCTCATCGACTGCAAGTCCTGCAAGATGCGCCACCGCGCCGACAAGCTCATCGAGGGCTGGCTGGCCGAGAACCCCATGCCCGACGTGAACGTCGAGGCCATGACCAACGACGAGATGGTCGCCTTCATCCGCGAGCAGAAGATCCCCTGCCCGGGCTGCGGCAAGAGCGACTTTACCGATATCCGCAAATTCAACCTCATGTTCAAGACCCACCAGGGTGTGACCGAGGACACGGCCGCCGAGGTGTATCTGCGCCCCGAGACCGCGCAGGGCATTTTCGTCAACTTCAAGAACATCCAGCGCACGACGCGCCGCAAGATCCCGTTCGGCGTCTGCCAGATCGGCAAGAGCTTCCGCAACGAGATCACGCCGGGCAACTTCATCTTCCGCATCCGCGAGTTCGAGCAGATGGAGCTCGAGTTCTTCTGCGAGCCGGACACTGACCTTGCGTGGTTCGACTACTGGCGCAGCTTCTGCCACGAGTGGCTCAAGGGCCTGAATATGCACGATGAGAACCTCCGCCTGCGCGACCACGAGAAGGAGGAGCTGAGCTTCTACTCCAAGGCCACGACCGACTTTGAGTATCTGTTCCCGTTCGGCTGGGGCGAGCTCTGGGGCGTCGCCGACCGCACGAATTACGACCTGACCCAGCACCAGAAGTTCTCCGGTCAGGACATGGACTATTTCGACCAGGAGAAAAACGAGCACTACATCCCCTACGTCATCGAGCCGTCGCTCGGCGCGGACCGCGTGACGCTCGCCTTCCTGTGCGAGGCGTATGACGAGGAGGTCGTGGACGCGGCCAAGAACGACACCCGCGTCGTCATGCACTTCCACCCGGCGCTCGCGCCGTTCAAGTGCGCGGTGCTGCCGCTGTCGAAAAAGCTCTCCGAGCCCGCGACCGAGCTCTACCACAAGCTGCAAAAGCGCTTCATGTGCGACTATGACGAGGCAGGCTCGATCGGCAAGCGCTACCGCCGCCAGGACGAGATCGGCACGCCGTACTGCGTGACGTTCGACTTTGAGTCCGCAGAGGACGGCTGCGTGACCGTGCGCGACCGCGACTCCATGCAGCAGGAGCGCATCCCCATGGAGCAGCTCGAGGACTACATCGCCGCGCGCATCCGGTTTTAA
- a CDS encoding thioesterase family protein, producing MSISVGAVGTASTVVTPENTAAAVGSGALPVFATPYMIALMENAACNAIADGLEEGQSSVGTKLDVSHDAATPVGMHVTARAELVEVDRRRLVFRVTAEDDAGPIGQGTHERFLIMADKFLAKAEAKKG from the coding sequence ATGTCCATTTCCGTTGGCGCCGTCGGCACTGCTTCGACCGTCGTGACGCCTGAAAATACCGCGGCCGCGGTCGGCTCCGGCGCGCTGCCGGTGTTCGCCACGCCGTATATGATCGCCCTGATGGAAAACGCCGCCTGCAACGCCATTGCCGATGGCCTGGAGGAAGGCCAGAGCAGCGTCGGCACGAAGCTCGACGTGTCGCACGACGCAGCGACGCCCGTTGGCATGCACGTCACGGCCAGGGCCGAGCTCGTTGAGGTCGACCGCCGCCGCCTCGTGTTCCGCGTCACGGCGGAGGATGACGCCGGCCCGATCGGTCAGGGCACGCACGAGCGCTTTCTCATCATGGCGGACAAGTTCCTCGCCAAGGCAGAGGCCAAGAAGGGCTGA
- a CDS encoding HAMP domain-containing histidine kinase, translating to MKSIYFKNFAATAVMVMFSFLILGTAFVFLGRSYVISEYRDNMVSNAEEVSHAAQALVRDGELSNWDLRMVISTLAQSTGNHIFITDTDGTIVSCSCRNIACEHLGRSVGSAQLTQLRSDGKLNLITNLGGFYASPHYVVAQPITIGTDARVIGYVFVATNSATIIDGWRTFVWVFLAASAAVMMIALLLSLVTSKRMAQPLDEMAVAAKKFAHGDFSARVTDDGRTDEVGALISAFNTMADSLETSEQRRNAFIANVSHELKTPMTTIAGFADGILDGTIPKDQEDKYLATIADETRRLSRLVRSMLDMSRLESTGEDLTRRREFDISEKIVSTMLSFEARANDKQLDVDLQLPEDSMPVLADPDAITRVLYNLMDNAVKFAAPGSTLRVSLWKSEGKAYVSVRDHGETIPPDDLPFIFDRFHKSDRSRSLDRDGVGLGLYLVKSILDAHGEDIAVTSRDGVTEFVFTLTLAKPAPKPTAKPESTGRRGGRKSS from the coding sequence GTGAAGAGTATTTATTTCAAAAACTTCGCCGCGACCGCCGTCATGGTCATGTTCAGCTTCCTCATCCTCGGCACGGCGTTCGTGTTCCTCGGCCGCAGCTATGTCATCAGCGAATACCGCGACAACATGGTCTCCAACGCCGAGGAGGTCAGCCACGCCGCGCAGGCGCTTGTGCGCGACGGCGAGCTCTCGAACTGGGACCTGCGCATGGTCATCAGTACCCTGGCGCAGTCGACCGGCAACCACATCTTCATCACGGATACCGATGGGACGATCGTGTCCTGCTCGTGCCGCAACATCGCCTGCGAGCACCTCGGCCGCTCGGTCGGCTCGGCGCAGCTGACGCAGCTGCGCAGCGACGGCAAGCTCAACCTCATCACGAACCTCGGCGGGTTTTATGCCTCGCCGCACTACGTCGTCGCGCAGCCAATCACCATCGGCACGGACGCGCGCGTGATCGGCTACGTGTTCGTGGCCACGAACAGCGCCACGATCATCGACGGCTGGCGAACGTTCGTGTGGGTGTTTCTCGCCGCGTCTGCCGCCGTGATGATGATCGCGCTGCTGCTCTCGCTCGTGACGAGCAAGCGCATGGCTCAGCCGCTCGACGAGATGGCAGTCGCGGCCAAGAAGTTCGCCCACGGCGACTTTTCCGCCCGCGTCACGGACGACGGACGCACCGACGAGGTCGGCGCGCTCATCTCGGCCTTCAACACCATGGCCGACTCCCTTGAGACGAGCGAGCAGCGCCGCAACGCCTTCATCGCCAACGTCTCGCACGAGCTCAAGACCCCCATGACCACCATCGCCGGCTTTGCCGACGGTATTCTCGACGGCACGATCCCCAAGGATCAGGAGGACAAGTACCTCGCCACCATCGCCGACGAGACGCGCCGGCTCTCGCGCCTCGTGCGCAGCATGCTCGACATGTCGCGCCTTGAGAGCACGGGCGAGGATCTGACGCGCCGGCGCGAGTTTGACATCTCGGAGAAGATCGTCAGCACCATGCTCAGCTTTGAGGCGCGCGCCAACGACAAGCAGCTCGACGTCGATCTGCAGCTGCCCGAGGACTCCATGCCGGTGCTCGCAGACCCGGACGCCATCACGCGCGTGCTCTATAACCTGATGGACAACGCCGTCAAGTTCGCCGCGCCCGGCAGCACGCTGCGCGTCTCGCTCTGGAAGTCGGAGGGCAAGGCCTACGTCTCCGTGCGCGACCACGGCGAGACCATCCCGCCCGACGACCTGCCGTTCATCTTCGACCGCTTCCACAAGTCCGACCGCAGCCGCAGCCTCGACCGCGACGGCGTGGGGCTCGGACTGTACCTGGTCAAGAGCATCCTCGACGCGCACGGCGAGGACATCGCCGTCACGAGCCGCGACGGTGTGACGGAGTTCGTGTTCACGCTCACGCTCGCAAAGCCCGCGCCCAAGCCTACCGCCAAGCCCGAGAGCACCGGCCGCCGGGGCGGGCGCAAGAGTTCATGA
- a CDS encoding chorismate synthase, whose translation MNTYGERVKVTIFGESHGPAIGVVLDGVPAGEAIDMDAVRIQMRRRAPGSSDLTTHRSETDDPLVMSGILNGVTTGAPISAIFRNKDQNSAAYHPEIPRPSHADYAATVRFGGHADLRGGGPFSGRLTACLVFAGAVCRQILERRGITITANAVRVGQATGRELNFDMKRAILDARSAGDSVGSELECVVTGVPAGVGGLLFGGMESRIAGMLYAIPGVKGVEFGRGFALAEMRGSEANDPIRLKNGHITMASNNAGGINGGITNGMPLVVRMALRPTPSIACEQPSVDLATMEETPLRINGRHDPCLAPRAIPVMEAALACCVLDAMLDTAATI comes from the coding sequence ATGAATACCTATGGCGAACGCGTAAAAGTGACGATCTTCGGCGAGTCGCACGGCCCGGCGATCGGCGTCGTGCTCGACGGCGTCCCGGCCGGCGAGGCCATCGACATGGACGCCGTGCGCATCCAGATGCGCCGGCGCGCCCCCGGCTCGTCCGACCTGACGACCCACCGCTCAGAGACGGACGATCCGCTCGTGATGAGCGGCATCCTCAACGGCGTGACGACCGGCGCGCCGATCTCGGCCATCTTCCGCAACAAGGACCAGAACAGTGCGGCCTACCACCCGGAGATCCCGCGCCCGAGCCACGCGGACTACGCTGCGACCGTGCGCTTCGGCGGCCACGCCGACCTGCGCGGCGGCGGCCCGTTCAGCGGCCGGCTCACGGCCTGCCTCGTGTTCGCCGGAGCAGTCTGCCGGCAGATCCTTGAGCGCCGCGGCATCACGATCACGGCCAACGCCGTGCGCGTCGGCCAGGCGACGGGCAGGGAGCTGAACTTTGACATGAAGCGCGCCATTCTCGACGCGCGCAGCGCCGGCGACTCCGTCGGCAGCGAGCTCGAGTGCGTCGTCACGGGCGTACCCGCCGGCGTCGGCGGGCTGCTCTTCGGCGGCATGGAGAGCCGCATCGCCGGCATGCTCTATGCCATCCCCGGCGTGAAGGGCGTGGAGTTTGGCCGCGGCTTCGCCCTCGCCGAAATGCGCGGCAGCGAAGCCAACGACCCCATCCGCCTGAAAAACGGGCACATCACCATGGCCTCGAACAATGCCGGCGGCATCAACGGCGGCATCACCAACGGCATGCCGCTCGTCGTGCGCATGGCCCTGCGGCCGACGCCGTCGATCGCGTGCGAGCAGCCGTCGGTCGACCTGGCCACAATGGAGGAGACGCCGCTGCGCATCAACGGCCGGCACGACCCGTGCCTCGCCCCGCGGGCGATCCCGGTCATGGAGGCCGCGCTCGCCTGCTGCGTGCTCGACGCCATGCTTGACACCGCCGCCACGATCTGA
- the prmA gene encoding 50S ribosomal protein L11 methyltransferase has translation MQWIEVSVPTRSDEIDDVCAQLAELGAGGMVVEDETDFQQFLEQNHQYWDYVDDALEAQFRGVSRIKFYLADDDDGRAQLAAIRAGIGRELTTATVRDSDWENNWRQYYQPIETGERLVVVPEWLDAPADGRLPLRLDPGLIFGTGSHATTRMCLAALEHCAGVDKTVLDLGCGSGILGIGALLLGCAHVTGCDIDPKAPEVAAANAALNGFYDDKFTVCAGDILADAGLRRRLGTGYDIVLANIVADVIIPLAALAPAFLAPGGTFVCSGIIDGREDEVAAALTRAGFTVTAHDTLEEWHCFTAVLA, from the coding sequence ATGCAATGGATCGAAGTGTCCGTCCCCACCCGCAGCGACGAGATCGACGACGTCTGCGCGCAGCTGGCCGAGCTGGGCGCGGGCGGCATGGTCGTGGAGGATGAGACGGATTTTCAGCAGTTTTTGGAGCAGAACCATCAGTACTGGGACTATGTGGACGACGCGCTCGAGGCGCAGTTTCGCGGCGTGTCGCGCATCAAGTTTTACCTTGCCGACGATGACGACGGCCGCGCGCAGCTGGCCGCCATCCGCGCCGGTATCGGCCGTGAGCTGACGACCGCAACCGTGCGCGACAGCGACTGGGAAAATAACTGGCGGCAGTACTATCAGCCAATCGAGACAGGCGAACGGCTCGTCGTCGTGCCCGAGTGGCTCGACGCGCCGGCGGACGGCCGCCTGCCGCTGCGGCTCGACCCCGGCCTCATCTTCGGCACGGGCAGCCACGCCACGACGCGCATGTGCCTCGCCGCGCTCGAGCACTGCGCCGGCGTGGACAAGACGGTGCTCGACCTCGGCTGCGGCAGCGGCATTCTCGGCATCGGCGCGCTGCTGCTCGGCTGCGCGCACGTCACCGGCTGCGACATTGACCCCAAAGCCCCGGAGGTCGCGGCAGCCAACGCTGCGCTCAACGGGTTTTATGACGACAAGTTCACCGTCTGCGCGGGCGACATTCTTGCCGACGCCGGTCTGCGCCGCCGTCTCGGCACGGGATATGATATCGTGCTGGCGAACATCGTGGCCGACGTCATCATCCCGCTGGCCGCGCTCGCCCCGGCGTTTCTCGCCCCGGGCGGCACGTTCGTGTGCTCGGGCATCATCGACGGGCGCGAGGACGAGGTGGCCGCCGCGCTCACGCGCGCGGGCTTCACCGTCACGGCGCACGACACGCTCGAGGAGTGGCACTGCTTCACGGCTGTGCTGGCGTGA